From a single Toxoplasma gondii ME49 chromosome II, whole genome shotgun sequence genomic region:
- a CDS encoding hypothetical protein (encoded by transcript TGME49_223070): MSSQKKTTDLKEFADGDIPDDILKGCLSTDLQLLNGDWTILSDRSGPMTDITEMLGLDKLDRMSWELSLQVSAPRLNLTFTEEGNVAILRVDCMCQLGIEYIRDIHFDGKHKTGVHLRDLFPNPPLSHMSSGFDDGELCAVRDGSKLFVRYEMEKGTLYMTRVVLYKDPENRVDGPITLAKYCVVNKKTGVKHEVYRYHRRVSQQSSDAGF, encoded by the exons ATGTCAtcccagaagaaaacgacggaTCTCAAGGAGTTCGCCGATG GCGATATTCCTGACGACATCTTGAAGGGATGTCTTAGTACGGATCTACAACTTCTTAATGGAGACTGGACGATCCTCTCCGACAG GTCAGGCCCTATGACAGATATTACAGAGATGCTGGGTCTGGATAAATTGGACCGAATGAGTTGGGAACTCTCTCTCCAGGTCTCTGCTCCACGCCTGAATCTCACGTTCACGGAAGAAGGCAACGTTGCAATTCTTCGGGTGGACTGCATGTGCCAGTTAGGCATAGAGTACATCCGTGATATTCATTTCGATGGCAAGCACAAAACCGGAGTGCAT CTTCGGGACTTATTTCCCAATCCACCCTTGAGTCACATGTCCTCCGGATTCGACGACGGCGAGCTCTGTGCAGTCAGGGACGGCTCCAAACTCTTCGTCCGCTACGAAATGGAAAAGG GGACGTTGTATATGACTCGAGTCGTTCTTTATAAAGACCCGGAAAACCGCGTTGACGGACCTATCACCCTCGCCAAG TACTGCGTAGTGAACAAGAAGACGGGTGTCAAGCACGAAGTGTACAGATACCATCGACGAGTGAGCCAGCAGTCTAGTGATGCCGGTTTCTGA